From Microbacterium sp. LWH11-1.2, one genomic window encodes:
- the rpoC gene encoding DNA-directed RNA polymerase subunit beta' — protein sequence MLESTTFDELRIGLATADHIRAWSYGEVKKPETINYRTLKPEKDGLFGEQIFGPSRDWECACGKYKRVRFKGIVCERCGVEVTKSSVRRERMGHIELAAPVTHIWYFKGVPSRLGYLLDMAPKDLEKVIYFAAYMVISVDEDARHRDLGTQENNIRLELKTLGDRRDAKIAERLARLEEELAALEAEGAKADAKKKVKDAAEKEMSLIRKGADEAILKLERVWEDFRTLEVGALRPEDDVFHELQDRFGQYFEAYMGAESIQRRLAAFDLAAEAENLHLQISEGKGQRKIRAIKRLKVVNSFLETGMSPAAMVLDVVPVIPPELRPMVQLDGGRFATSDLNDLYRRVINRNNRLRRLIDLGAPEIIVNNEKRMLQEAVDALFDNGRRGRPVTGTGNRALKSLSDMLKGKQGRFRQNLLGKRVDYSGRSVIIVGPQLKLHQCGLPKQMALELFKPFVIKRLIDLGHSQNIKAAKRAVERTRPEVWDVLEEIIRERPVLLNRAPTLHRLGIQAFEPQLVEGKAIQLHPLVCAAFNADFDGDQMAVHLPLSVEAQAEARVLMLASNNILKPSDGRPVTLPSQDMIIGLHHLTTVREGAAGEGRAFGSVGEAILAKDEGSLDLQAKVRIRIPGLTFLEGDAPEGYERHGLVDASLGQAIFNDTLPKGYPFVREQADKNKLSQIVNKLAEEYPKVETAASLDRIKDAGFYWATRSGVTVALSDILTPPNKAEIVAGYEKQAAKVQSQYEKGLTTDAERRQELIKIWTEATDEVQAAMKAHFPEDNTINRMVSSGARGNWLQIRNIAGMRGLVNNPKGEIIPRPIISSYREGLSVAEYFIATHGTRKGLADTALRTADSGYLTRRLVDVSQDVIIREEDCGTSKGLELPIAAPNSQGELVRDANVENSVFARTLASDVVSDSGEVLASAGDDVGDVLIDKLVGLGVETIKVRSVLTCDSAVGVCAQCYGRSLATGKTVDIGEAVGIIAAQSIGEPGTQLTMRTFHTGGSASADDITQGLPRVQELFEARTPKGASPIAEADGRITIDETDKGKKVILTPDSGDEPVIYPVLRRATLLVEDGQHVTVGQPILVGTLDPKEIMRVMGAREVQRYLVGGVQGVYRSQGVPIHDKHIEVIVRQMLRKVTVVDHADTTLLPGEMVDLKRYQAINREAVAEGKRPASGRSELMGITKASLATESWLSAASFQETTRVLTEAAMQGKRDPLVGLKENVIIGKLIPAGTGLSKYRDVTVEATEEAKSERYPNRIFASDGAYADGDFGYVDFDAFSTDDITPGTYN from the coding sequence GTGCTCGAGTCCACAACCTTCGATGAGCTTCGCATCGGCCTGGCGACCGCAGACCACATCCGCGCGTGGTCCTACGGCGAGGTCAAGAAGCCCGAAACCATCAACTACCGCACCCTGAAGCCGGAGAAGGACGGTCTCTTCGGAGAGCAGATCTTCGGCCCGTCCCGCGACTGGGAGTGCGCCTGCGGAAAGTACAAGCGCGTCCGCTTCAAGGGAATCGTCTGCGAGCGCTGCGGCGTGGAGGTCACCAAGAGCTCCGTCCGTCGTGAGCGCATGGGTCACATCGAGCTCGCCGCTCCCGTCACCCACATCTGGTACTTCAAGGGTGTCCCCTCGCGTCTCGGCTACCTGCTCGACATGGCGCCGAAGGACCTCGAGAAGGTCATCTACTTCGCCGCCTACATGGTCATCTCGGTCGACGAGGATGCTCGTCACCGCGACCTGGGCACGCAGGAGAACAACATCCGTCTCGAGCTGAAGACGCTCGGCGACCGTCGTGACGCCAAGATCGCCGAGCGCCTCGCTCGTCTCGAGGAGGAGCTCGCTGCTCTCGAGGCCGAGGGTGCGAAGGCCGACGCCAAGAAGAAGGTGAAGGACGCCGCCGAGAAGGAGATGTCCCTCATCCGCAAGGGCGCCGACGAGGCGATCCTCAAGCTGGAGCGCGTGTGGGAGGACTTCCGCACGCTCGAGGTCGGCGCACTCCGTCCCGAGGACGACGTCTTCCACGAGCTGCAGGACCGCTTCGGTCAGTACTTCGAGGCCTACATGGGCGCCGAGTCGATCCAGCGTCGCCTCGCGGCGTTCGACCTCGCTGCCGAGGCGGAGAACCTGCACCTGCAGATCTCCGAGGGCAAGGGTCAGCGCAAGATCCGCGCGATCAAGCGTCTGAAGGTCGTCAACTCGTTCCTGGAGACCGGCATGAGCCCGGCCGCCATGGTCCTGGATGTCGTCCCGGTGATCCCGCCGGAGCTGCGCCCGATGGTGCAGCTCGACGGTGGCCGCTTCGCGACCTCCGACCTCAACGACCTCTACCGTCGTGTGATCAACCGCAACAACCGTCTTCGTCGTCTGATCGACCTCGGTGCTCCCGAGATCATCGTCAACAACGAGAAGCGGATGCTGCAGGAGGCCGTCGACGCCCTGTTCGACAACGGTCGCCGTGGTCGTCCCGTCACCGGTACCGGCAACCGCGCCCTGAAGTCGCTCAGCGACATGCTCAAGGGCAAGCAGGGTCGCTTCCGTCAGAACCTGCTCGGAAAGCGCGTCGACTACTCGGGTCGTTCGGTGATCATCGTCGGACCGCAGCTGAAGCTGCACCAGTGCGGTCTGCCCAAGCAGATGGCTCTGGAGCTCTTCAAGCCGTTCGTGATCAAGCGCCTGATCGACCTCGGTCACTCGCAGAACATCAAGGCGGCCAAGCGTGCCGTCGAGCGCACCCGTCCCGAGGTCTGGGACGTGCTCGAGGAGATCATCCGCGAGCGTCCGGTGCTGCTGAACCGTGCACCCACCCTGCACCGTCTCGGCATCCAGGCGTTCGAGCCGCAGCTCGTCGAGGGCAAGGCCATCCAGCTCCACCCGCTCGTCTGCGCGGCGTTCAACGCCGACTTCGACGGTGACCAGATGGCCGTGCACCTGCCGCTGTCGGTCGAGGCTCAGGCCGAGGCCCGCGTGCTGATGCTCGCGTCGAACAACATCCTGAAGCCGTCCGACGGCCGTCCGGTCACCCTGCCTTCGCAGGACATGATCATCGGTCTGCACCACCTGACCACGGTCAGGGAGGGCGCAGCCGGCGAGGGCCGTGCGTTCGGTTCGGTGGGAGAGGCGATCCTGGCGAAGGACGAGGGCAGCCTCGACCTGCAGGCCAAGGTCCGCATCCGCATCCCGGGTCTGACGTTCCTCGAGGGCGACGCGCCCGAGGGCTACGAGCGTCACGGTCTCGTCGACGCCTCGCTGGGTCAGGCGATCTTCAACGACACGCTCCCGAAGGGCTACCCCTTCGTCCGCGAGCAGGCTGACAAGAACAAGCTGTCGCAGATCGTCAACAAGCTGGCCGAGGAGTACCCCAAGGTCGAGACCGCCGCATCGCTGGACCGCATCAAGGACGCCGGCTTCTACTGGGCCACGCGCTCCGGTGTGACCGTCGCCCTGAGCGACATCCTCACCCCGCCGAACAAGGCGGAGATCGTCGCGGGCTACGAGAAGCAGGCCGCGAAGGTCCAGTCCCAGTACGAGAAGGGCCTCACGACCGACGCCGAGCGTCGTCAGGAGCTCATCAAGATCTGGACCGAGGCGACCGACGAGGTGCAGGCCGCGATGAAGGCGCACTTCCCTGAGGACAACACCATCAACCGCATGGTGTCCTCCGGCGCCCGTGGTAACTGGCTGCAGATCCGGAACATCGCCGGTATGCGTGGTCTGGTGAACAACCCCAAGGGTGAGATCATCCCGCGTCCGATCATCTCCTCGTACCGCGAGGGTCTGTCGGTGGCGGAGTACTTCATCGCGACGCACGGTACCCGTAAGGGTCTGGCCGACACCGCTCTGCGTACCGCCGACTCGGGTTACCTGACCCGTCGTCTGGTGGACGTCTCGCAGGACGTCATCATCCGCGAAGAGGACTGCGGCACGTCGAAGGGCCTCGAGCTCCCGATCGCCGCTCCGAACTCGCAGGGTGAGCTGGTCCGCGATGCGAACGTCGAGAACTCGGTGTTCGCCCGTACCCTGGCCTCGGATGTCGTCAGCGACTCGGGCGAGGTCCTCGCCTCGGCCGGCGACGACGTGGGCGATGTCCTGATCGACAAGCTGGTCGGTCTGGGTGTCGAGACCATCAAGGTCCGCTCGGTCCTGACCTGCGACTCCGCCGTCGGTGTCTGCGCGCAGTGCTACGGCCGTTCGCTGGCCACCGGCAAGACGGTCGACATCGGTGAGGCCGTCGGCATCATCGCGGCCCAGTCGATCGGTGAGCCCGGTACCCAGCTGACGATGCGTACGTTCCACACCGGTGGTTCCGCGTCGGCAGACGACATCACGCAGGGTCTTCCCCGTGTGCAGGAACTGTTCGAGGCTCGTACCCCCAAGGGTGCGTCCCCGATCGCCGAGGCCGACGGTCGCATCACGATCGACGAGACCGACAAGGGCAAGAAGGTCATCCTGACGCCCGACAGCGGCGACGAGCCGGTCATCTACCCGGTGCTGCGTCGTGCGACGCTGCTCGTGGAAGACGGCCAGCACGTCACGGTCGGTCAGCCGATCCTGGTCGGAACGCTCGACCCCAAGGAGATCATGCGCGTCATGGGTGCTCGCGAGGTGCAGCGTTACCTCGTCGGCGGCGTCCAGGGCGTGTACCGCTCGCAGGGTGTGCCGATCCACGACAAGCACATCGAGGTCATCGTCCGTCAGATGCTCCGCAAGGTCACCGTCGTCGATCACGCCGACACGACCCTGCTCCCGGGTGAGATGGTCGACCTCAAGCGCTACCAGGCGATCAACCGCGAGGCTGTGGCCGAGGGCAAGCGTCCGGCTTCCGGTCGTTCGGAGCTGATGGGTATCACGAAGGCGTCGCTCGCGACCGAGTCGTGGCTGTCGGCTGCGTCGTTCCAGGAGACGACCCGCGTGCTCACCGAGGCTGCGATGCAGGGCAAGCGCGACCCGCTGGTCGGTCTCAAGGAGAACGTCATCATCGGTAAGCTCATCCCCGCCGGAACGGGACTCTCGAAGTACCGTGACGTCACGGTCGAGGCGACCGAGGAAGCCAAGAGCGAGCGCTACCCGAACCGGATCTTCGCATCCGACGGGGCGTACGCCGACGGCGACTTCGGCTACGTCGACTTCGACGCGTTCTCGACGGACGACATCACGCCCGGTACCTATAACTGA
- a CDS encoding DUF2510 domain-containing protein: MSAPAGWYPDAAGAPRWWDGYGWADEYRAPPDPLPPQAAPGTSSHTVWVWLIVLLPLLSLYPAFVYLDQMLRGMVDLVALFPTGGSTPDPQRLVAAELALFFNPWFLVLMVIGWGSSALYVWFAFLDARELERRGFADPFHWLWTLLSPLAYVIGRHAVIRRRGGKGAAPLIVTIAIQIAVFIAAMVWTVVLVLQMTAAVLPSNGASTALPAPAESASPVVDEWVVVTFEDRDADFDLSLMDAMLETELAADEALTRADAGQIDGNEIGAGEYALYFVGPDAERIWEVIQPVFDDAPVPWTQVQLMQGLDDPSPVTITP; encoded by the coding sequence GTGAGCGCGCCGGCAGGCTGGTATCCCGACGCTGCGGGTGCTCCGCGCTGGTGGGACGGGTATGGGTGGGCCGACGAGTATCGGGCGCCGCCAGACCCGCTGCCGCCGCAGGCCGCTCCGGGAACGAGTTCGCACACGGTGTGGGTGTGGCTCATCGTGCTTCTCCCGCTGCTGAGCCTCTACCCGGCGTTCGTGTATCTCGACCAGATGTTGCGAGGGATGGTCGACCTGGTGGCGCTGTTCCCCACCGGCGGTTCGACTCCCGACCCCCAGCGCCTCGTCGCCGCAGAGCTGGCCCTCTTCTTCAATCCCTGGTTCCTCGTTCTGATGGTGATCGGTTGGGGATCGTCCGCCCTGTACGTGTGGTTCGCTTTCCTCGATGCGCGAGAGCTCGAGCGTCGCGGATTCGCAGACCCATTCCACTGGCTGTGGACCTTGCTGTCTCCGCTTGCCTACGTGATCGGACGCCACGCCGTCATCCGACGCCGAGGAGGCAAGGGGGCAGCACCTCTCATCGTGACGATCGCGATCCAGATCGCCGTCTTCATCGCGGCGATGGTCTGGACTGTGGTGCTGGTGCTGCAGATGACTGCGGCCGTCCTCCCTTCGAATGGCGCGTCGACGGCCCTCCCCGCTCCCGCGGAATCGGCCAGTCCTGTGGTGGATGAGTGGGTCGTCGTGACATTCGAGGACCGTGATGCCGACTTCGACCTCTCGCTCATGGACGCGATGCTCGAGACCGAGCTGGCGGCGGACGAAGCGCTGACGAGGGCGGATGCCGGCCAGATCGACGGGAACGAGATCGGAGCGGGCGAATACGCGCTGTACTTCGTCGGTCCGGATGCGGAGCGCATCTGGGAGGTGATCCAGCCGGTTTTCGACGACGCGCCGGTCCCGTGGACGCAGGTTCAGCTGATGCAGGGACTCGATGATCCGTCTCCGGTGACGATCACCCCGTGA
- a CDS encoding PfkB family carbohydrate kinase, which yields MSIETSVAGSVVVIGDALIDEIRDDSGVRELVGGAALNVAVGLRRLGVATTLIAMVGADEAGEHIREYLADHGVRLIESAAPHGSSRAVVQRAADGEPDYVFNEAARKRRIRYSDAARDAIAEAGLVAISCFPFDVPAEVDALLEAAAGARLTIDPNPRTGMLSDRDEFVKGFERAAAGAAIVKVGADDAAILYDGDLGALRARLRDLGVGAVLATAGADGAILETDAGTAAAPISDLPGRVVDTVGAGDATLSAVAAGLVGGSPARLVEWRALLTRAMDIAAATCRAEGGLLRTPESLAEAERGVFGS from the coding sequence ATGAGCATCGAGACTTCCGTCGCAGGATCCGTCGTCGTGATCGGCGATGCCCTGATCGACGAGATCCGCGACGATTCGGGTGTGCGCGAGCTGGTCGGCGGGGCGGCGCTGAACGTGGCCGTGGGGCTCCGGCGACTCGGCGTCGCGACGACGCTCATCGCGATGGTCGGTGCGGACGAGGCCGGGGAGCACATCCGCGAATACCTCGCCGATCACGGCGTCCGCCTCATCGAGAGCGCGGCCCCGCACGGATCCTCGCGCGCCGTCGTGCAGCGGGCGGCCGACGGGGAACCCGACTACGTCTTCAACGAAGCGGCCCGGAAGCGCCGCATCCGCTATTCCGATGCGGCCCGCGACGCCATCGCGGAGGCGGGACTGGTCGCGATCAGCTGCTTCCCCTTCGACGTGCCGGCGGAGGTGGACGCTCTGCTCGAGGCCGCAGCGGGAGCGCGCCTGACGATCGATCCGAATCCGCGGACCGGCATGTTGAGCGACCGGGACGAGTTCGTGAAGGGCTTCGAGCGCGCTGCTGCGGGTGCCGCCATCGTCAAGGTCGGCGCCGATGACGCGGCGATCCTCTACGACGGCGACCTCGGCGCGCTGCGCGCCCGACTCCGCGACCTCGGAGTCGGGGCTGTTCTCGCGACGGCCGGCGCCGACGGCGCGATCCTCGAGACGGACGCCGGCACCGCGGCGGCACCGATCTCGGACCTCCCGGGCCGCGTCGTCGACACGGTGGGCGCAGGGGACGCGACGCTCTCGGCGGTCGCCGCCGGGCTCGTCGGGGGGAGTCCGGCACGCCTCGTCGAGTGGCGCGCGCTGCTCACCAGGGCCATGGACATCGCCGCCGCGACATGCCGCGCCGAGGGCGGTCTGCTGCGCACGCCGGAGTCGCTCGCAGAGGCCGAACGAGGCGTCTTCGGCAGCTGA
- a CDS encoding efflux RND transporter permease subunit has protein sequence MTFLTRASLANRAIVGLITIAVAVFGIIAMSSLRQELTPSMTQPGAYISVSSSGLAPDQMVQLATEPVEEALGGMSGLTSVSSTTQSGSAQVMVNWPFELDAEETLRAIKAAVDGAKTALPKDSTVIVQSGSAADIPAMVLSAGSTSDADTFAEALEQSVLPEIRAVAGVRAATLEGRESQRIEVSLRPADVDRLKVDPAMVLAALQSNSAVLSAGQVGTDEGQVAVNVGPGVDSIETIAALPVQVAEGAVQIQDVADVTLQPEPTGSLSRVNGKAALTIQVMPAIGSNAVEISHGVTAILDRYSDSLKAEFLPIFDQAPYIEQSIEDLSTEGGLGLLFAVVIIFAFLRSWRSTIIAAVSIPLSLLITMIALLWTDNTLNIFTLAALTIAIGRVVDDSIVVIENINRHAERKVPTAADIVASVKQVSGAIIASTATTIAVFLPIAFVSGVTGQLFRPFSITVTIALAASLVVALTIVPVLAYVFLRSRGARRAAAATAGGAIAAAEAEAPVEDAGAFARAEMSAPEDRLQRGFMSFLGATHRRPVITLAASTAVLLATFVLATQIPTDFLGESSQQSITVTQTPEEAGTVEDRVAAAEPVERALQKVTGVESVRSTIPGASTGAGEENVNTFDVTLDKGAKVADVQDGIDRKLEELGDPEQFEVQTADSSGAGSGIDLRVIGDDPKALAAASESLIKALEKEGSIQNASSDISGEQPLVQVTVDPLKAAALGFDQQQIASAITAALNGTPAGSVMLDGRERDIVIRTAAVSGGVDAVAAMALPVTSKQTAAAQKAALDALEAQQKQKAEEQKAKAEREMDKQIADTTDQRSELRDQISTLRGQLAQLEASAPVVPDPVTPETQAAIDAERERQEQIAAMLSAIGQAQAGVEAADAQLTQLRESQTEAAAQQEEATRLEAEQKAAAEVRGTAVRVADVATVTEEMTAPSISRIGGERVVTITVTPKSGQLDAATQALDAATAKFDLPAGTRFEVAGVAADQDDAFGQLGLAMLAAIALVLLVMVMTFRNLRQPTILLIAVPFAATGAIVGLLLTGTPLGLPALIGLLMLIGIVVTNAIVLLDLVNKLREGGADLAEAVYHGTRLRLRPILMTATATIFALLPMAFGITGGGVFISRPLAIVVIGGLISSTLLTLVLVPILYLLLERSRERRMAKRAERRARREQEKLDAQEPGEDEGVAVFDDGSEGTDDSVPAVQRG, from the coding sequence ATGACATTCCTCACGCGCGCCAGCCTCGCCAACCGTGCCATCGTCGGCCTGATCACGATCGCCGTCGCCGTGTTCGGCATCATCGCGATGTCCTCGCTCCGTCAGGAGCTGACGCCGTCGATGACGCAACCGGGAGCGTACATCTCGGTGAGCTCCAGCGGGCTCGCGCCCGACCAGATGGTCCAGCTCGCCACAGAGCCGGTCGAAGAGGCGCTGGGAGGCATGAGCGGGCTGACCTCGGTCAGCTCCACCACTCAGAGCGGCAGTGCGCAGGTGATGGTCAACTGGCCGTTCGAGCTCGACGCCGAGGAGACGCTCCGCGCGATCAAGGCGGCCGTTGACGGGGCCAAGACCGCGCTGCCGAAGGACTCGACCGTCATCGTGCAGTCGGGTTCCGCCGCAGACATCCCGGCCATGGTGCTGAGCGCGGGCTCGACATCGGATGCCGACACCTTCGCGGAGGCCCTCGAGCAGAGCGTCCTGCCCGAGATCCGCGCTGTGGCCGGGGTGCGCGCGGCCACGCTGGAGGGCCGCGAGTCGCAGCGGATCGAGGTCTCGCTGCGTCCGGCCGACGTCGACCGTCTGAAGGTCGACCCGGCCATGGTGCTGGCGGCGCTGCAGAGCAACAGCGCCGTGCTGTCCGCCGGTCAGGTCGGCACCGACGAGGGCCAGGTGGCGGTCAACGTCGGTCCTGGCGTCGACAGCATCGAGACGATCGCGGCGCTTCCCGTGCAGGTCGCCGAGGGCGCGGTCCAGATCCAGGATGTCGCGGACGTCACGCTGCAGCCAGAGCCGACCGGTTCGCTGTCGCGCGTGAACGGCAAGGCGGCTCTCACGATCCAGGTGATGCCGGCCATCGGTTCGAACGCCGTCGAGATCTCGCACGGTGTCACCGCGATCCTCGATCGGTACAGCGACTCGCTGAAGGCCGAGTTCCTCCCGATCTTCGATCAGGCTCCCTACATCGAGCAGTCGATCGAAGACCTCTCGACCGAGGGCGGACTCGGGCTGCTGTTCGCGGTCGTCATCATCTTCGCGTTCCTGCGGTCCTGGCGCTCGACGATCATCGCGGCCGTGTCGATCCCGCTCTCGCTGCTGATCACGATGATCGCGCTGCTCTGGACCGACAACACCCTCAACATCTTCACGCTCGCCGCCCTCACGATCGCGATCGGACGCGTCGTGGACGACTCGATCGTCGTCATCGAGAACATCAACAGACATGCGGAGAGGAAGGTGCCGACGGCGGCGGACATCGTCGCCTCGGTCAAGCAGGTGTCGGGAGCGATCATCGCCTCGACGGCCACGACGATCGCGGTCTTCCTGCCGATCGCGTTCGTGTCGGGCGTCACCGGACAGCTGTTCCGTCCGTTCTCGATCACGGTGACGATCGCGCTGGCCGCGTCCCTCGTCGTCGCGTTGACGATCGTCCCGGTCCTGGCGTACGTCTTCCTGCGGTCACGCGGCGCGCGACGTGCCGCAGCGGCGACGGCAGGCGGCGCGATCGCCGCGGCGGAGGCGGAGGCGCCCGTCGAGGATGCAGGTGCGTTCGCCCGCGCCGAGATGAGCGCACCGGAGGACAGGCTGCAGCGGGGGTTCATGTCGTTCCTCGGTGCGACCCATCGGAGGCCGGTCATCACGCTCGCCGCCTCGACCGCGGTGCTGCTGGCGACGTTCGTCCTCGCGACGCAGATCCCCACGGACTTCCTCGGGGAGTCCAGCCAGCAGAGCATCACGGTGACGCAGACGCCGGAGGAGGCGGGAACGGTCGAGGACCGTGTGGCGGCGGCTGAGCCCGTCGAGCGCGCACTGCAGAAGGTCACGGGCGTCGAGAGCGTCCGCTCCACGATCCCCGGGGCATCCACCGGCGCCGGCGAGGAGAACGTCAACACCTTCGACGTCACGCTCGACAAGGGCGCGAAGGTCGCGGATGTGCAGGACGGCATCGACCGCAAGCTCGAGGAGCTCGGAGATCCCGAGCAGTTCGAGGTGCAGACGGCCGACTCCAGCGGCGCGGGATCGGGAATCGATCTGCGCGTGATCGGGGACGATCCGAAGGCGCTCGCGGCGGCGAGCGAGTCCCTGATCAAGGCTCTCGAGAAGGAGGGGAGCATCCAGAACGCCTCCAGCGACATCAGCGGCGAGCAGCCGCTCGTGCAGGTGACGGTCGATCCTCTCAAGGCGGCGGCGCTCGGTTTCGATCAGCAGCAGATCGCGTCGGCGATCACCGCTGCGCTGAACGGCACGCCTGCCGGCAGCGTGATGCTCGACGGTCGAGAGCGTGACATCGTCATCCGCACCGCCGCGGTCAGCGGAGGTGTCGACGCGGTCGCCGCGATGGCGCTCCCGGTCACGTCCAAGCAGACCGCGGCGGCGCAGAAGGCAGCACTCGACGCGCTCGAGGCGCAGCAGAAGCAGAAGGCCGAGGAGCAGAAGGCGAAGGCCGAGCGCGAGATGGACAAGCAGATCGCGGACACGACCGACCAGCGCTCCGAGCTCCGCGATCAGATCAGCACCCTCCGAGGCCAGTTGGCCCAGTTGGAGGCATCAGCGCCCGTCGTGCCGGATCCGGTCACGCCCGAGACACAGGCGGCGATCGACGCCGAGCGCGAGCGTCAGGAGCAGATCGCCGCGATGCTCTCCGCGATCGGACAGGCACAGGCCGGCGTCGAGGCCGCCGACGCGCAGCTGACGCAGCTCCGGGAGAGTCAGACGGAGGCCGCCGCGCAGCAGGAGGAGGCGACCCGGCTCGAGGCCGAGCAGAAGGCCGCGGCGGAGGTGCGCGGCACGGCCGTGCGCGTCGCCGATGTCGCGACCGTGACCGAGGAGATGACGGCACCGTCGATCTCGCGGATCGGCGGCGAACGCGTCGTGACGATCACGGTCACGCCGAAGAGCGGGCAGCTCGATGCGGCGACGCAGGCGCTGGACGCGGCGACCGCGAAGTTCGATCTGCCTGCGGGCACCCGATTCGAGGTCGCCGGTGTCGCTGCCGATCAGGATGACGCCTTCGGGCAGCTCGGCCTCGCCATGCTCGCCGCGATCGCCCTGGTCCTGCTGGTGATGGTCATGACGTTCCGCAATCTGCGTCAGCCGACGATCCTGCTCATCGCGGTGCCGTTCGCCGCCACCGGAGCGATCGTCGGGCTGCTGCTCACCGGCACGCCGCTCGGCCTCCCGGCGCTGATCGGACTCCTGATGCTCATCGGCATCGTGGTCACCAACGCGATCGTGCTGCTCGACCTGGTCAACAAGCTGCGGGAGGGCGGGGCCGATCTCGCTGAGGCGGTCTACCACGGAACGCGACTGCGTCTGCGCCCGATCCTGATGACGGCGACGGCGACGATCTTCGCGCTGCTCCCGATGGCGTTCGGGATCACGGGAGGCGGGGTGTTCATCTCCCGTCCGCTCGCGATCGTCGTGATCGGCGGCCTCATCAGCTCGACCCTTCTCACGCTGGTGCTCGTGCCGATCCTGTACCTGTTGCTCGAACGCTCGCGTGAGCGCCGCATGGCCAAGCGCGCAGAGCGGCGGGCGCGGCGCGAGCAGGAGAAGCTCGACGCGCAGGAGCCGGGTGAGGACGAGGGCGTCGCGGTCTTCGACGACGGCTCCGAGGGTACGGACGACAGCGTGCCGGCGGTGCAGCGCGGGTGA
- a CDS encoding bile acid:sodium symporter family protein, producing MTTIGLPVALGIIMLGLGLSLTLADFARVLKQPKAVIIALLCQLLLLPAICFGLVLAFQLPPILAVGMMMLAASPGGTTANLYSHLFRGDIALNISLTAVNSVIAVITLPLITNFAIAYFQPFDDRLGLQWSKALEVFAIVLLPVALGMLIRRFWPRFATGMDKPVRIASVVILIVVIVGAVVSNWALLISNFTQLALITVLFCVISLTIGFLVPRWLQVGRRQAIATSFEIGIHNATLAIVIAQSVLGSVELSLPAAVYGVLMFFIAFGFGFLIRDRTAAEEAAPASTTSEGS from the coding sequence TTGACCACCATCGGACTTCCCGTCGCCCTCGGCATCATCATGCTGGGGCTCGGGCTCAGCCTCACCCTCGCCGACTTCGCGCGGGTGCTGAAGCAGCCCAAGGCGGTGATCATCGCGCTGCTCTGCCAGCTGCTGCTTCTTCCGGCGATCTGCTTCGGCCTGGTGCTCGCGTTCCAGCTCCCACCGATCCTCGCGGTCGGCATGATGATGCTCGCCGCATCGCCGGGCGGCACGACGGCCAACCTGTACAGCCACCTGTTCCGGGGTGACATCGCACTCAACATCTCGCTGACCGCAGTGAACTCGGTGATCGCGGTGATCACGCTGCCCCTCATCACGAACTTCGCCATCGCCTACTTCCAGCCGTTCGACGACCGGCTCGGCCTGCAGTGGTCGAAGGCGCTCGAGGTGTTCGCGATCGTGCTCCTCCCCGTCGCGCTCGGCATGCTCATCCGTCGGTTCTGGCCGAGGTTCGCGACAGGGATGGACAAGCCCGTGCGGATAGCATCCGTCGTCATCCTCATCGTCGTCATCGTCGGCGCCGTCGTGTCGAACTGGGCATTGCTCATCTCCAACTTCACCCAGCTCGCGCTGATCACGGTGCTGTTCTGCGTGATCAGCCTGACCATCGGCTTCCTCGTCCCGCGGTGGCTGCAGGTGGGCAGGCGACAGGCCATCGCCACCTCGTTCGAGATCGGCATCCATAACGCCACCCTCGCGATCGTCATCGCGCAGTCCGTGCTCGGCTCCGTCGAACTGAGCCTCCCCGCAGCCGTCTACGGCGTGCTGATGTTCTTCATCGCCTTCGGATTCGGGTTCCTCATCCGCGATCGGACGGCGGCGGAAGAGGCGGCGCCGGCCTCGACGACGTCCGAGGGTTCATAG
- a CDS encoding FBP domain-containing protein, translated as MRALTEAEVRASFVNADEDELRTLEMPHDFVLVDWDYLDFFAWRDPSASKRGYVLIQHDGGVVGVVLRASEPGRGRSGMCNICHTMQPGNQVAMLSARRTGEAGRRGDSFGTYICSDLSCHENVRLAHPLAPNEVRSPGQVDFRLDGTRRRMEAFVSRVWAQD; from the coding sequence ATGCGAGCGCTCACCGAAGCCGAAGTCCGGGCATCGTTCGTCAACGCGGACGAAGACGAGCTGCGCACCCTCGAGATGCCGCACGACTTCGTGCTCGTCGACTGGGACTACCTCGACTTCTTCGCGTGGCGCGACCCGAGCGCGTCCAAGCGCGGGTACGTCCTGATCCAGCACGACGGCGGCGTCGTCGGAGTGGTGCTCCGCGCGTCAGAACCGGGGCGAGGGCGCTCCGGCATGTGCAACATCTGCCACACGATGCAGCCGGGAAACCAGGTGGCCATGCTCTCTGCCCGCCGCACAGGAGAAGCAGGACGCCGCGGCGACTCCTTCGGCACCTACATCTGCTCCGACCTCTCGTGCCACGAGAACGTGCGGTTGGCGCACCCCCTCGCACCCAACGAGGTGCGCTCACCCGGGCAGGTGGACTTCCGGCTCGACGGCACCCGTCGGCGGATGGAGGCGTTCGTCTCGCGCGTCTGGGCGCAGGACTGA